The proteins below come from a single Trachemys scripta elegans isolate TJP31775 chromosome 16, CAS_Tse_1.0, whole genome shotgun sequence genomic window:
- the EXOC3L2 gene encoding exocyst complex component 3-like protein 2, translating into MPVLKNPYKLKMATANRAPGSTGELILAQESSTNPFEEDLEENSGDSVLGEQNPFLEEAEEEDGGFERDLVNGSLDRRRVTREKLAGLSPFRLGKGKKGAGKEKAPAGDKGPDRRPFLGLGSLEKRKSRRCSEDFRLLQLLNGRRRESQGGPESSPAEREGVPDAGKRMSFLKLGLGGRARRASLVDKPSPTEAPEPALAAQEVETDAKAQEPLSVLEILNLIQQRDLLAADKHIIELEVECGREGPSSGEAGAGSRKAKDVTLLYEALLQQLWAMLAEALAARGTYPALELMVQVIEQEEAADRRWLEAQGGGAGPRPRAMRRRWAEAVKRAVGERLGQCTEDSGGPLAGHVERLTRCLVEDLSAVRTHLLPAYPPEYQALDVYARSYHEGLAQLLGSIAQRNLSIAELYFLLDWHSNTYPREVLGRLDIAPLLSAHELEPLLPPETRRRLEEACVAAVKTKIVADMSRELREEEQRWAQEPGRDHSQLELSSRVISVLKAHVDKAPRITPEFGEQIVLCCLTGLAEFLQSFQSKVEQFHEGPGKSGPPTDSYVGRTIALVNCCPPFREYVEQLAQSGHSESEAPQRQASAALDKVTRLCNHVLAQQLFEELRVRGGRPGHSWDTAWVCLRGEASGISNCQSQPQCSAQQHSWGLPPPWWPSWGEQSPPAESTPPLQVARLNLPCGPQVLVNKVHRWVLLQYVRPLLQVRLVCSSNKMRGKVAARLEDEGRQLQELFGQLNSTSSWLNEVVPHLAEILRLEDTPSIQMEVGMLVRDFPDVRKKHVAALLDVRGLRGQTQRQEILAVVKDLELSKGEVPECRERTFFSEIPAAREVRCFSGALPHLPPACLGWLRWGCLGPAPDTCQPQPSEHEADIQV; encoded by the exons ATGCCGGTCCTTAAGAACCCCTACAAACTGAAGATGGCCACGGCCAACAGGGCACCGGGCAGCACCGGGGAGCTGATCCTGGCCCAGGAGAGCAGCACCAACCCCTTCGAGGAGGATCTGGAGGAGAACtcgggggactctgtcctgggggAGCAGAACCCCTtcctggaggaggcagaggaggaggatggtggcTTTGAACGTGACCTCGTCAATGGCAGCCTGGACCGGCGCCGGGTGACGCGAGAGAAGCTGGCGGGCCTGTCCCCCTTCCGGCTGGGCAAGGGCAAGAAGGGGGCGGGCAAAGAGAAGGCTCCTGCCGGGGACAAGGGGCCCGACCGGCGCCCCTTCCTGGGCCTCGGGTCCCTGGAGAAGCGGAAGTCGCGGCGCTGCTCCGAGGACTTCCGCCTCCTGCAGCTCTTGAACGGGCGGCGCAGGGAGAGCCAGGGCGGGCCGGAGAGCTCCCCGGCCGAGCGCGAGGGTGTCCCCGACGCCGGGAAGCGAATGAGCTTCCTCAAGCTGGGCCTGGGGGGCCGGGCGCGCCGGGCCTCGCTGGTGGACAAGCCCAGCCCCACCGAGGCCCCGGAGCCGGCGCTTGCCGCCCAGGAGGTGGAGACCGACGCCAAGGCCCAGGAGCCTCTGTCAG TGTTGGAGATTCTGAACCTGATCCAGCAGCGGGACCTGCTGGCGGCCGACAAGCACATCATCGAGCTGGAGGTGGAGTGCGGGCGGGAGGGCCCCTCGAGCGGCGAGGCCGGGGCCGGCAGCCGCAAGGCCAAGGACGTGACGCTGCTGTACGAGGCCCTGCTCCAGCAGCTGTGGGCTATGCTGGCCGAGGCCCTGGCGGCCCGAGGCACCTACCCGGCCCTGGAGCTAATGGTGCAGGTGATCGAGCAGGAGGAGGCCGCGGACCGGCGGTGGCTGGAGGCgcaggggggcggcgcggggccccggccccgggccATGCGCCGCAGGTGGGCCGAGGCGGTGAAGCGGGCGGTGGGCGAGCGGCTGGGCCAGTGCACGGAGGACAGTGGCGGCCCCCTGGCGGGGCACGTGGAGCGCCTGACCCGCTGCTTGGTGGAGGACCTCAGCGCTGTCAGGACCCACCTGCTGCCGGCGTATCCCCCCGAGTACCAGGCCCTGGACGTCTATGCCCGCAGCTACCATGAGGGGCTGGCCCAGCTGCTGGGCAGCATCGCCCAGAGGAACCTGTCCATCGCCGAGCTCTACTTTCTCCTGGACTGGCACAGCAACACCTACCCCAG GGAGGTGCTGGGGCGGCTGGACATCGCCCCACTGCTCAGTGCCCACGAGCTAgagcccctgctgccccccgaGACCCGGCGCCGCTTGGAGGAGGCCTGCGTTGCGGCAGTGAAG ACCAAGATCGTGGCAGACATGAGCCGGGAGCTGCGGGAGGAGGAGCAGCGCTGGGCCCAGGAGCCTGGACGGGACCACAGCCAGCTGGAGCTGTCCAGCCGGGTGATCTCT GTGCTGAAGGCCCATGTGGACAAGGCCCCCCGGATCACGCCGGAGTTCGGGGAGCAGATAGTGCTCTGCTGTCTGACTGGTCTGGCCGAGTTCCTGCAGAG ctttCAGAGCAAGGTGGAGCAGTTCCACGAGGGGCCCGGCAAGAGCGGCCCCCCCACCGACAGCTATGTGGGCAGGACCATCGCGCTCGTCAACTGCTGCCCCCCCTTCAG ggaATACGTGGAGCAGCTGGCGCAGTCTGGCCACTCGGAGAGCGAAGCCCCCCAGCGCCAGGCCAGCGCCGCCCTGGACAAGGTGACCCGGCTCTGCAACCATGTCCTGGCCCAGCAACTCTTCGAGGAGCTCCGGGTACGTGGGGGCAGGCCAGGGCACTCCTGGGACACGGCCTGGGTCTGTCTGAGGGGGGAAG cgtctggcatCAGCAACTGTCAGAGCCAG CCACAGTGCAGTGCGCAGCAGCATTCCTGGGGGCTCCCCCCGCCCTGGTGGCCCAGCTGGGGGGAGCAGAGCCCCCCCGCGGagtccacccctcccctgcaggttGCCCGGCTGAACCTGCCCTGTGGCCCGCAGGTGCTGGTGAACAAAGTGCACCGGTGGGTGCTGCTCCAGTACGTCCGGCCCCTGCTGCAGGTCCGGCTTGTCTGCAGCTCGAACAAGATGAGAGGCAAGGTGGCGGCCCGGCTGGAGGACGAAGGCCGCCAGCTGCAGGAGCTCTTCGGCCAGCTG AACTCGACCTCGTCCTGGCTGAATGAAGTGGTGCCTCACCTGGCCGAGATCCTGCGGCTGGAGGACACTCCTTCCATCCAGATGGAGGTGGGGATGCTGGTGCGGGACTTCCCTGATGTCCG GAAGAAGCATGTGGCGGCCCTGCTGGACGTGCGGGGCCTGCGGGGTCAGACGCAGCGCCAGGAGATCTTGGCTGTGGTGAAAGACCTGGAGCTGAGCAAGGGCGAGGTTCCAGAGTGCCGGGAGCGGACCTTCTTCTCAGAGATCCCCGCCGCCCGTGAGGTGCGCTGCTTCAGTGGGGCCCTGCCACACCTGCCGCCCGCCTGCCTGGGCTGGCTGCGCTGGGGATGCCTGGGTCCCGCGCCTGATAcatgccagccccagcccagcgaGCATGAGGCGGACATCCAGGTGTGA